From a single Gimesia fumaroli genomic region:
- the ltrA gene encoding group II intron reverse transcriptase/maturase → MNRNREQKPTRVPFAAKQVGEASSRWDWVEPCVWTDRMLTALETGVKGGQWFSLIDKVDRDRNLYQAFRRVAANGGAAGVDHVSCERFAERLIPNLRKLSQQLREGNYQPQAIRRQWIPKPGSRELRPLGIPTARDRVVQTALRQVLEPIFERDFAEQSYGFRPGRGCKDALQRVDTLLESGYTYVVDADLKSYFDTIPHDKLMNRVREKISDGQVLTLIEMFLRQQILDDLAEWTPDRGSPQGAVISPLLSNIYLDPLDHLMAGAGIEMVRYADDFVILCRTREDAERALEMVRQWTAEAGLTLHPDKTHIVDMAEGSFDFLGYTFQGRYRFPRKKSLQKFKDSIRQKTRRTNGHSLQCIIAQLNPTLRGWFNYFQHCQPSTYTILDQWVRMRLRSILRKRRKGKGRGRGHDHLRWPNAYFAEQGLFSLKQSHVLASQSSQR, encoded by the coding sequence ATGAACCGAAACAGGGAACAAAAACCGACGCGAGTGCCGTTTGCGGCTAAACAAGTCGGAGAAGCTTCGTCCCGCTGGGACTGGGTAGAACCATGTGTCTGGACAGACCGCATGTTGACGGCCCTCGAAACGGGGGTGAAAGGAGGCCAATGGTTCAGTCTGATCGATAAAGTCGATCGTGATCGAAATTTGTATCAGGCGTTTCGTAGAGTAGCCGCCAACGGCGGTGCAGCTGGTGTGGATCACGTCAGCTGCGAACGCTTCGCCGAGCGATTGATCCCGAACCTGAGAAAGCTGTCGCAACAACTGCGGGAAGGAAACTACCAACCGCAGGCAATCCGGCGACAGTGGATTCCCAAGCCGGGGAGCAGGGAACTGCGTCCTCTGGGGATTCCCACAGCTCGGGATCGGGTGGTGCAGACCGCATTACGCCAAGTGCTGGAACCAATCTTCGAACGGGATTTCGCCGAGCAAAGCTATGGTTTCCGTCCCGGGCGCGGCTGTAAGGATGCGCTACAGCGTGTCGATACGCTGCTCGAAAGCGGTTACACATATGTGGTGGATGCAGATTTGAAGAGCTATTTCGACACAATTCCCCACGATAAGTTGATGAATCGGGTCCGGGAGAAAATCAGCGACGGCCAGGTGCTGACGCTGATCGAGATGTTTCTGCGTCAACAGATTCTAGATGACCTTGCCGAATGGACTCCCGATCGTGGGAGCCCCCAGGGAGCGGTGATCAGCCCGTTGCTCAGCAACATCTATCTCGATCCCCTCGACCATTTGATGGCGGGAGCCGGAATTGAGATGGTCCGTTACGCAGACGACTTCGTGATTTTGTGTCGAACTCGGGAAGACGCCGAGCGAGCTTTGGAGATGGTGCGGCAGTGGACGGCGGAAGCCGGCCTGACGCTGCATCCGGACAAGACTCACATCGTCGACATGGCCGAGGGGAGCTTCGATTTTCTGGGTTACACTTTCCAGGGGCGTTATCGCTTCCCTCGAAAGAAAAGTCTCCAGAAATTCAAAGACTCCATTCGGCAGAAGACGAGGCGGACGAACGGGCATAGCCTTCAATGCATCATTGCACAGCTCAACCCGACGCTACGTGGCTGGTTCAATTATTTTCAACACTGCCAGCCTTCCACGTATACCATCCTGGATCAGTGGGTTCGCATGCGTCTGCGAAGTATACTTCGGAAACGTCGTAAAGGCAAAGGTCGCGGACGAGGACACGATCATTTACGCTGGCCCAATGCTTATTTTGCCGAACAGGGACTGTTCTCCTTGAAACAATCCCATGTTCTGGCCAGTCAATCCTCGCAGAGGTAA
- a CDS encoding polyphosphate kinase 2 family protein codes for MDYCKQFRVTPGSKVDLSQIDAGYKDGQKSRATAADEIKAYQKKMQELQYLMYAEDKRSLLICLQGGDAAGKDGTIKHVLGAMNPQGCRVTGFKVPSHTEAAHDFLWRYHRATPERGQVAIFNRSHYEDVLVVRVHNLVPEEVWSKRYEHINHFEQLLHDNNTHILKFYLHIDAEEQLRRFKKRIDDPKRHWKISDSDYAERPLWHEYTQAFEAALSKCSTEHAPWFIIPSNHKWFRNLAISHIVAETLESLNMQFPEPTVDINEIKQKYHEMVEEENGK; via the coding sequence ATGGATTACTGTAAACAATTTCGCGTGACACCGGGGAGTAAAGTGGATCTGTCTCAGATCGACGCGGGCTACAAAGATGGGCAGAAATCCCGCGCAACTGCTGCGGACGAGATAAAAGCATATCAGAAGAAAATGCAGGAGCTGCAATACCTGATGTACGCCGAGGACAAGCGTTCGCTCTTGATCTGCCTGCAGGGGGGCGACGCTGCGGGAAAGGATGGCACGATTAAACATGTGCTTGGCGCCATGAATCCGCAAGGCTGCAGGGTTACCGGCTTCAAGGTCCCTTCCCACACAGAAGCGGCCCACGATTTCCTCTGGCGCTACCATCGCGCCACACCGGAAAGAGGTCAGGTCGCGATCTTCAATCGCTCGCACTACGAAGACGTACTAGTCGTTCGTGTACACAATCTGGTTCCCGAAGAGGTCTGGTCAAAACGTTACGAACACATCAATCACTTCGAACAACTGCTGCACGACAACAACACTCACATCTTGAAATTCTATCTGCATATCGATGCAGAAGAACAACTCAGACGCTTTAAAAAACGGATCGACGACCCCAAACGGCACTGGAAAATCAGTGACAGCGACTACGCCGAACGCCCCTTATGGCACGAGTACACCCAGGCCTTCGAAGCCGCCTTAAGCAAATGCAGCACGGAGCACGCCCCCTGGTTCATCATCCCCTCCAATCACAAATGGTTCCGCAATCTGGCCATCTCACATATCGTCGCTGAGACCCTGGAATCCCTCAACATGCAGTTCCCCGAACCCACTGTCGACATCAACGAAATCAAACAGAAATACCACGAGATGGTAGAGGAAGAAAATGGGAAATGA
- a CDS encoding DUF1501 domain-containing protein codes for MSFNPIHMNSGFSSPPLSRRDMLGQSVLGFGALGLASLLADEGLLHAADGTPAVTGQSHFPATAKSVIFLFMSGAPSQVDTFDPKPLLTKLEGEPVPDSIAARVPNIPRAGLGSKLMASPFKFKKYGQSGIPVSNMFPETAKLIDEICVMRSVNHRVPVHGPGECIALTGSAIGDRPSLGSWMTYGLGSESRDLPGFISMLSNSSGPAPQTPGWGNGFLPSRYQGTLVDGKRGIPYTKMPAGYSQGNRREQLDFIKWMNQEHLAQLGQDSELEARIASYELGFRLQTSAPEVFDLESESVETAKLYGLDEKPTAEFGRHCLIARRLVERGVRVVQLRNGGWDAHGAIKANHTRRAKATDRPVAALLQDLKQRGLLDETLVIWGGEFGRTPTTEGSAKGDRRGRDHLPTTYCMWMAGGGVKGGQIIGQTDDLGYTPVERPVSPADLHATLLHALGLDQHKLFFMHNNRKEIATVLGGEVIGEVFG; via the coding sequence ATGTCATTCAATCCGATCCATATGAATTCCGGTTTTTCCTCACCGCCACTTAGCCGTCGTGACATGCTGGGGCAGAGTGTACTCGGCTTTGGTGCGCTGGGGTTGGCATCGTTGCTGGCAGACGAGGGACTGTTACATGCTGCAGATGGGACGCCGGCGGTGACCGGTCAGAGTCATTTTCCCGCGACGGCGAAGAGTGTGATCTTTCTGTTTATGTCGGGGGCGCCAAGCCAGGTCGATACGTTCGATCCGAAACCGCTGTTAACGAAGCTGGAAGGAGAGCCGGTGCCGGATAGTATTGCGGCGCGGGTTCCGAATATTCCGCGGGCGGGGCTGGGGTCGAAGTTGATGGCGTCGCCTTTCAAGTTTAAGAAGTATGGTCAGAGTGGGATTCCTGTCTCTAATATGTTTCCGGAAACGGCGAAGCTGATCGATGAAATCTGCGTGATGCGTTCGGTGAATCACCGTGTGCCCGTGCATGGTCCGGGTGAATGTATCGCGCTGACCGGTTCGGCGATTGGGGATCGCCCCAGTCTCGGGTCGTGGATGACGTACGGACTGGGGAGCGAGAGCCGCGATCTGCCCGGATTTATTTCAATGCTGTCGAACAGCAGCGGCCCGGCACCACAGACGCCGGGCTGGGGCAACGGATTTTTGCCGTCGCGCTATCAGGGCACACTCGTGGATGGCAAGCGGGGGATTCCTTATACGAAGATGCCCGCCGGTTATTCGCAGGGGAATCGTCGTGAGCAACTGGACTTTATCAAGTGGATGAATCAAGAACATCTGGCGCAACTCGGGCAGGATTCAGAACTGGAAGCGCGGATTGCTTCCTATGAACTCGGATTTCGTCTGCAGACATCAGCGCCGGAAGTGTTCGATCTGGAAAGCGAATCGGTAGAGACCGCAAAACTGTATGGGCTGGATGAGAAACCGACGGCGGAATTCGGCAGGCATTGTCTGATTGCTAGACGGCTGGTGGAACGGGGCGTAAGAGTCGTGCAGCTGCGGAACGGCGGTTGGGACGCGCACGGCGCAATCAAAGCCAATCATACCAGGCGGGCCAAAGCCACTGATCGACCGGTGGCGGCATTGCTTCAGGATTTAAAACAGCGGGGGCTACTGGATGAAACCTTGGTGATCTGGGGGGGCGAATTCGGACGCACGCCAACCACGGAAGGTTCCGCAAAAGGAGACCGCCGGGGCCGCGATCATCTGCCAACAACGTACTGCATGTGGATGGCCGGTGGCGGTGTGAAAGGGGGACAGATCATCGGTCAGACGGATGACCTGGGATATACGCCGGTCGAACGGCCGGTCTCTCCTGCAGACCTGCATGCCACACTGTTACATGCACTGGGACTCGATCAGCACAAACTGTTTTTTATGCATAACAACCGAAAAGAGATTGCCACGGTGCTGGGAGGGGAAGTGATTGGTGAGGTGTTTGGGTGA
- a CDS encoding saccharopine dehydrogenase family protein: MSQTILLIGAGKIGRMIASLLTKSGDYQLRIADRVPAALERIQQRIPTAETRVLNADSHAELVHLMQGCTAVISALSFRENPGVARAALEAGVNYFDLTEDRQTTAAVKEIADDAVPGQVFVPQCGLAPGFVTIVTNHVMKWFDEIDTVRMRVGALPQHPTNALGYNLTWSTDGLINEYCNPCEVIHGHKIKNHLPLEGLEQFTLDGNVYEAFNTSGGLGTLCETMDGHVRELNYKTIRYPGHHQLMKFLLRDLRLSERRELLKDIMEHSIPVTFQDVVIVFCTVRGNRNGQFVEKSDLRKLYAQEINGEVWSAIQLTTGAGICAVVDLVQQNQIKGTGLIRQEEIPFDQFINNRFGCYYETETFALD; encoded by the coding sequence ATGTCTCAAACGATCTTATTAATCGGCGCGGGAAAAATCGGACGGATGATCGCCTCGCTGCTCACCAAGTCAGGCGATTATCAACTGCGAATCGCCGACCGTGTCCCCGCTGCCCTCGAACGAATACAACAACGCATTCCCACCGCAGAAACACGCGTGCTCAATGCCGACTCGCATGCCGAACTGGTCCACCTGATGCAAGGCTGCACTGCCGTCATTTCAGCACTCAGCTTTCGCGAAAATCCGGGAGTCGCCCGTGCTGCGCTCGAAGCGGGGGTGAATTATTTCGATCTCACCGAAGACCGGCAGACCACCGCCGCCGTCAAAGAGATCGCCGACGATGCCGTTCCCGGTCAGGTCTTCGTGCCCCAATGCGGCCTTGCCCCCGGTTTTGTGACTATCGTTACCAATCATGTCATGAAATGGTTTGACGAAATTGACACTGTCCGCATGCGCGTCGGTGCGCTGCCACAACATCCAACCAACGCGCTCGGCTACAATCTGACCTGGTCCACCGACGGGCTGATCAATGAATATTGTAATCCCTGTGAAGTGATTCACGGACACAAAATCAAAAACCACCTCCCCCTGGAAGGACTGGAGCAGTTCACTCTCGACGGCAACGTCTATGAAGCCTTTAACACATCAGGAGGACTGGGAACGCTCTGTGAAACAATGGACGGACATGTTCGAGAGTTGAATTACAAAACCATCCGTTACCCCGGTCATCACCAGCTGATGAAATTCCTGCTGAGAGACCTGCGGCTCAGTGAGCGTCGCGAATTGCTCAAAGATATCATGGAACATTCGATCCCCGTCACATTCCAGGATGTCGTGATTGTGTTCTGCACGGTGCGGGGAAATCGCAATGGACAGTTCGTCGAAAAGAGCGACTTGCGCAAACTGTATGCACAGGAAATCAACGGCGAAGTCTGGAGTGCCATACAGCTTACCACGGGAGCCGGTATCTGTGCCGTCGTCGATCTGGTACAACAAAATCAGATCAAAGGGACCGGCCTGATCCGACAGGAAGAGATTCCCTTCGACCAATTTATCAATAACCGTTTCGGCTGCTATTATGAAACAGAAACCTTTGCCCTGGATTAA
- a CDS encoding Gfo/Idh/MocA family protein, whose product MDRRKFLQGSAVGLASLSLEQVAKASASERVRVGVMGAGGRASALNQYFAANPNAEIVTIAEVDSARLGNTVDTVTKLQGKRPNVVKDFRHLIDDPSLDAIVIGAPDHWHAIPTILACQAGKDVYVEKPDGHNIIEGHRMVAAMKKHNRIVQMGSQHRSTERLKSALDYIRSGALGRCLVAKAWESTKQGNIGNPPDGTPPETVDYDMWLGPAKKRPFNKNRFHGRWRWFHDYGTGDLGNDGVHRLDMAFAALNAACEAQGDDAISLPSKISATGGKWYFDDMQEWPDTLQVTYEYQSKTPKILTYEMRIWAPYHYHGESEGAVIYGDKAHMTIGNSRWRVYGERGKLIKEVKGDSVAAPHVQNFIECIKTRNKPACDLETVGHPASVLCHAGNIAARVGRTLVLDPKTETFENDKEANQLRGREEWRAPWVLPEV is encoded by the coding sequence ATGGATCGCAGAAAATTCTTACAGGGTTCCGCCGTCGGTCTGGCCAGTCTTTCGCTCGAACAGGTCGCCAAAGCCTCCGCCAGCGAACGCGTGCGGGTCGGCGTGATGGGTGCCGGCGGTCGTGCCTCGGCCTTGAATCAATATTTCGCCGCCAATCCGAATGCAGAAATCGTGACCATCGCCGAAGTCGATTCCGCCCGCCTGGGTAACACCGTCGATACCGTGACTAAGCTGCAAGGCAAACGGCCAAACGTCGTCAAAGACTTTCGACATCTGATTGATGATCCGAGCCTCGATGCAATCGTTATTGGCGCCCCCGATCACTGGCACGCGATCCCCACCATCCTCGCCTGCCAGGCCGGGAAAGACGTCTACGTCGAAAAACCGGACGGCCATAATATCATCGAAGGCCACCGCATGGTCGCCGCGATGAAAAAGCACAATCGCATCGTGCAGATGGGGTCGCAGCATCGTTCCACCGAACGGCTCAAGTCGGCGCTCGACTATATCCGCAGCGGCGCTCTCGGTCGCTGTCTCGTTGCCAAAGCCTGGGAAAGCACCAAACAAGGCAACATCGGCAATCCCCCCGACGGCACACCTCCGGAAACCGTCGATTACGATATGTGGCTCGGCCCGGCGAAAAAACGCCCCTTCAATAAAAATCGTTTTCACGGACGCTGGCGCTGGTTCCACGATTACGGTACCGGCGACCTGGGTAACGACGGCGTACATCGGCTCGACATGGCGTTTGCCGCGCTGAACGCCGCCTGCGAAGCACAGGGGGACGATGCGATTTCTCTCCCTTCCAAAATTTCCGCAACTGGCGGCAAATGGTACTTTGATGACATGCAGGAATGGCCCGATACGCTCCAGGTGACTTACGAATATCAGAGCAAAACACCGAAGATTCTGACCTACGAAATGCGGATCTGGGCTCCCTATCATTATCACGGCGAATCCGAGGGCGCCGTCATCTACGGCGACAAAGCCCACATGACGATCGGCAACAGTCGCTGGCGCGTATACGGCGAACGTGGCAAACTGATCAAGGAAGTCAAAGGCGACAGCGTTGCCGCCCCCCACGTGCAGAACTTTATCGAATGCATCAAGACCCGCAACAAACCAGCCTGCGATCTGGAAACGGTCGGGCACCCCGCGTCCGTCCTCTGCCACGCCGGCAACATCGCCGCCCGCGTCGGCCGCACACTGGTCCTCGATCCGAAAACAGAAACCTTCGAAAACGACAAAGAAGCCAACCAACTCCGCGGCCGCGAAGAATGGCGCGCCCCTTGGGTCTTGCCGGAAGTCTGA
- the amaB gene encoding L-piperidine-6-carboxylate dehydrogenase, which yields MTYSIHEALQRIGVVDQPAAVAVGTKWQTGAGELLTGKSPIDGSTLATFNEATLGDVGLVVDTAQSAFLKWREVPAPRRGEFVRLLGEALREHKADLATIVSWEAGKITQEAIGEVQEMIDICDFAVGLSRQLYGKTIASERPGHRLMEQWHPLGPIGVISAFNFPVAVWAWNAMLAFVCGDTVIWKPSEKTPLCAIACQQIVNQVAQNFPEAPNGISNLIIGGAEIGNALAEHHDVPLISATGSIPMGRAVATTVAKRLGRSLLELGGNNAMIVTESADLEMTVRSALFSAVGTCGQRCTSLRRLIVHESIADQLLSALKNAYQRLPIGNPLEPGTLVGPLVDQRALETMQHALKTAKQQGGIVHFGHQIDETEYADGCYVHPAIVEMPGQTDIVQQETFAPILYVMRYRTLDEAIEMHNAVPQGLSSAIMTNDIRQAEQFLSPAGSDCGIANVNVGPSGAEIGGAFGGEKETGGGRESGSDAWKAYMRRTTNTINYSTELPLAQGIKFDL from the coding sequence ATGACTTATTCCATCCATGAAGCATTACAGCGAATCGGCGTTGTGGATCAACCCGCGGCGGTCGCTGTCGGAACGAAATGGCAAACCGGTGCAGGCGAACTGCTCACGGGCAAGTCCCCCATCGACGGCTCCACGCTGGCCACGTTCAATGAAGCCACACTCGGCGATGTCGGCCTGGTGGTCGATACCGCACAGAGTGCCTTTCTGAAGTGGCGCGAAGTTCCCGCTCCCCGTCGCGGCGAATTCGTGCGTCTGCTCGGCGAAGCCTTACGGGAACACAAAGCCGATCTGGCGACCATCGTCAGCTGGGAAGCCGGCAAGATCACCCAGGAAGCAATCGGCGAAGTCCAGGAGATGATTGACATCTGCGACTTCGCAGTCGGCTTGAGCCGTCAGCTTTATGGAAAAACGATCGCCAGCGAACGACCGGGACACCGCTTAATGGAGCAATGGCATCCCCTGGGACCGATTGGCGTGATCAGTGCCTTCAACTTCCCGGTCGCTGTCTGGGCCTGGAACGCCATGCTGGCCTTCGTCTGTGGCGATACCGTCATCTGGAAACCATCCGAAAAAACGCCCCTCTGCGCGATTGCCTGCCAACAGATTGTGAATCAGGTCGCGCAGAATTTTCCGGAAGCCCCCAATGGCATCTCGAACCTGATCATCGGCGGTGCTGAGATCGGCAACGCCCTCGCCGAGCACCATGATGTCCCGCTGATCTCCGCCACCGGTTCGATTCCGATGGGCCGGGCGGTCGCCACCACTGTTGCCAAGCGTCTCGGGCGCAGCCTGCTGGAACTGGGGGGCAACAACGCGATGATCGTCACCGAATCAGCAGACCTTGAGATGACAGTCCGCTCGGCTCTATTTTCCGCCGTCGGGACCTGCGGTCAACGCTGTACCAGCCTGCGGCGTCTCATCGTGCATGAAAGCATCGCCGATCAACTACTGTCGGCGTTGAAAAACGCCTACCAGCGATTGCCCATCGGCAACCCGCTTGAACCCGGTACACTCGTTGGCCCGCTCGTCGATCAACGGGCTCTTGAGACCATGCAGCACGCGTTGAAAACCGCCAAACAACAAGGTGGCATCGTCCATTTCGGACATCAAATCGATGAAACAGAATATGCAGACGGCTGCTACGTGCATCCCGCGATTGTCGAAATGCCCGGGCAGACCGACATCGTCCAGCAGGAAACCTTCGCCCCCATTCTGTACGTCATGCGGTATCGAACGCTCGATGAAGCGATCGAAATGCACAACGCCGTCCCACAGGGGCTTTCTTCTGCGATCATGACGAATGATATTCGGCAGGCAGAACAGTTCCTCTCTCCTGCCGGCTCTGACTGTGGTATTGCGAATGTCAACGTCGGCCCGAGTGGTGCGGAAATCGGCGGCGCGTTCGGCGGCGAAAAAGAGACCGGCGGCGGCCGCGAATCCGGCTCCGACGCCTGGAAAGCCTACATGCGCCGCACGACGAATACGATCAACTATTCAACCGAATTGCCATTGGCACAGGGCATCAAGTTCGATCTGTAA
- a CDS encoding DUF1559 domain-containing protein, producing MRSFDRRGRKGFTLIELLVVIAIIAILIALLLPAVQQAREAARRSTCKNQLKQIGLALHNYHETHRIFPQGGFGRSIGSGTSASTANNVSMSFLVMILPFVDQAPMYESFNLNRGYSYSANRQVCLNVPPVFLCPSSNKTHSTHTSEVVGSAPMYASHYVGNMGPVGTNATTSAPYQLECENPSSGTSVPNCRSGNDVSNMGVLGGPRSKIRLRDILDGSSNTIMVGEMSGHKYLTEAIAPRGWNRGCHNDSCGSSKNVKFGINVHGFVSGEFNNMSFGSVHEGGCHLLMADGSVHFASENVDMNVYLATASREGGETNTLEF from the coding sequence ATGCGTTCGTTTGATAGAAGAGGTCGAAAGGGTTTTACTCTGATCGAGTTGCTGGTGGTGATTGCGATTATTGCGATTTTAATTGCACTATTATTGCCGGCCGTTCAACAGGCTCGGGAAGCGGCCCGTCGCAGTACCTGTAAGAATCAACTGAAACAGATCGGTCTGGCACTGCACAACTATCACGAGACACATCGCATCTTTCCTCAAGGAGGATTTGGTAGGTCGATCGGTTCGGGAACTTCTGCCAGTACGGCAAATAATGTAAGTATGAGCTTTCTGGTGATGATCCTGCCGTTTGTGGATCAGGCACCCATGTATGAATCATTCAATTTAAATCGGGGTTATTCCTATTCCGCAAATCGACAGGTCTGCCTGAATGTGCCGCCAGTCTTTCTCTGTCCCAGTTCCAACAAAACGCACTCAACACATACCAGTGAAGTCGTCGGTTCCGCTCCGATGTATGCTTCGCATTATGTTGGCAATATGGGGCCGGTAGGAACCAATGCCACGACCTCGGCGCCTTATCAGCTGGAGTGTGAAAATCCGTCGTCCGGGACTTCGGTGCCGAATTGCCGAAGCGGGAATGATGTTTCCAATATGGGCGTGCTGGGAGGTCCTCGATCTAAAATACGATTGCGGGACATTCTGGACGGGAGTTCGAATACGATCATGGTCGGCGAGATGTCGGGGCACAAATATCTGACCGAAGCTATCGCACCGCGTGGCTGGAATCGGGGCTGTCATAATGATTCCTGCGGCAGCAGTAAGAATGTCAAATTTGGCATCAACGTACACGGATTTGTCTCTGGCGAGTTCAACAATATGAGCTTCGGTAGTGTTCATGAAGGGGGCTGTCATCTGCTGATGGCCGATGGCAGCGTACATTTCGCTTCTGAAAATGTGGACATGAATGTGTACCTCGCGACCGCCAGTCGTGAAGGGGGCGAAACGAATACGCTGGAATTCTAG